One genomic segment of Desulforamulus reducens MI-1 includes these proteins:
- the speD gene encoding adenosylmethionine decarboxylase — protein MKPLGRHVLAEIYGCDFEILNDVKKVEEIMVNAALESGAEVREYVFHKFSPQGVSGVVVISESHLAIHTWPELGYAAVDVFTCGDSVNPWDACNFLTREFGAKDMSAQETKRGILPGMAPHLVAANS, from the coding sequence ACCTTTGGGCCGCCATGTCTTGGCTGAAATCTATGGCTGTGATTTTGAAATCCTCAATGATGTTAAGAAGGTTGAGGAAATTATGGTTAACGCAGCACTGGAATCGGGGGCTGAGGTCCGCGAATATGTTTTTCACAAATTTAGTCCACAGGGAGTTAGTGGTGTAGTAGTAATTAGTGAAAGCCACCTGGCTATTCATACCTGGCCTGAATTAGGTTACGCTGCGGTTGATGTCTTTACCTGTGGTGATTCAGTGAATCCCTGGGATGCATGCAACTTCTTAACCAGAGAATTTGGTGCAAAGGATATGTCTGCTCAGGAGACTAAGAGAGGAATCCTGCCTGGTATGGCGCCGCATTTGGTGGCTGCAAATTCATAG